In Plasmodium chabaudi chabaudi strain AS genome assembly, chromosome: 10, a single genomic region encodes these proteins:
- a CDS encoding zinc finger protein, putative has product MTEYWVSSKKHYCETCNCWLSGHKVNIKNHEKSARHIENFRRLLNESYKRKEEETKEQKFIEQELKKLENIEKQFRSNLNNNGGNSINPSSNISTPKSNLSKPYDNRKAINNNKIHHRSFNKNYKSNNSNNLNSTGGYSSNYNASNTNTWILMVHENTGCLVFFNMLTNEVSYEKPQNFVYENIQASEKFTAENGWFKYFDYNSYSNYYYNIYKQLSIWEYSEKTISNLANFIKICNQNAGGNTNLVSHAEYFENPSSITTSSGNYFSGLNNNAPQDNNYESNILGENVVDKEKGEKKVSIPVKPIIEKKKKELHDDNNNTTSNIKIDQMFQYDSHNKSASEYGENCVRNDEKNEMEADIDKNIKDANEGIPNALQQNDESSKPGMWEVVENDEVKTISEENIENIFYKIKTKEELENEQIKEIEDNLEKEYSNFNEFYVKKKQLENKELYLSQEFKFVNKPIYKKAIDKNDNKKVDFAKRSIKPKQAKKKIT; this is encoded by the coding sequence ATGACAGAATATTGGGTAAGTTCAAAAAAACACTATTGTGAGACGTGTAATTGCTGGCTGTCAGGACAtaaagtaaatataaaaaatcatgAAAAAAGTGCAAGACATATTGAAAACTTTCGAAGGCTGCTTAATGaatcatataaaagaaaagaagaagaaacaaaagaacaaaaatttattgaacaagaattaaaaaaattagaaaatattgaaaaacaatttcgttcaaatttaaataataatggagGGAATTCGATTAATCCGAGTAGTAATATAAGCACGCCAAAGTCTAATTTAAGTAAACCATATGATAATCGTAAAgctattaataataataaaatacatcATAGAAGTTTCAATAAGAATTATAAAAGCAACAATAGtaacaatttaaattcGACTGGGGGGTATAGCAGTAATTATAATGCTAGTAACACAAATACATGGATATTAATGGTACATGAGAATACAGGATGTTtggtattttttaatatgctAACAAATGAAGTGAGCTATGAAAAGCCacaaaattttgtttatgaaaatatacaagCATCTGAAAAGTTTACTGCTGAAAACGGGTggtttaaatattttgattataattcatatagtaattattattataacatatataaacaattaaGTATATGGGAATATTCTGAGAAAACGATAAGTAATTTAgctaattttataaaaatttgcaaCCAAAATGCGGGAGGAAATACGAATCTAGTCAGCCACGCAGAATATTTCGAAAATCCCTCTTCTATTACTACTAGTAGTGGAAATTATTTTAGTGGATTAAATAACAATGCTCCACAAGATAATAATTACGAGTCAAACATTTTAGGAGAAAATGTGGTTGATAAGGAGAAGGGTGAGAAAAAAGTATCGATCCCGGTAAAACcaattattgaaaaaaaaaaaaaagagttgcatgatgataataataatacaacaagtaatataaaaatagatcAAATGTTTCAGTATGATTCTCATAATAAAAGCGCTAGCGAATATGGTGAAAATTGTGTGagaaatgatgaaaaaaatgagatGGAAGCTGATAtcgataaaaatataaaagatgcCAATGAAGGTATACCAAATGCATTGCaacaaaatgatgaaagTTCGAAACCGGGTATGTGGGAAGTTGTTGAAAACGACGAAGTAAAAACAATTtcagaagaaaatattgaaaacattttttataaaattaagacAAAAGAAGAATTAGAAAATGAGCAAATCAAAGAAATTGAAgataatttagaaaaagaatattCTAATTTTAACGAATtttatgttaaaaaaaaacaattagaAAACAAAGAACTATATTTAAGCCAagaatttaaatttgtaaacaaacctatatataaaaaagctattgataaaaatgacaACAAGAAGGTCGATTTTGCCAAAAGAAGTATTAAACCAAAACaagccaaaaaaaaaattacataa